TTTCCCAACGATTAATGACTTTGATGTAAAATTAAGCGGTTGCCGTCGGGGTCGTAAGCGTAAATTTCTCTACCGTGGGAAGCAGTGGAAATGTTGCCTGGTGGGGGATAGCCTAAAGATTGCAGGTGAGTTATGGCATTTTCTAAATTACTCACTTCTAAACATAAACTTAGCGGACTTTTGGTATTAACTGCAAATTCTGATTGATTATTTTTTTTAGGTTGAAAAATACCTAAGCTGAGGCTAGAGATTTGAAACTCAGCATAGACATTGGGTATGAGGTTTTTTGGTTCTTGTTCTAGTAGCTGAATATAGAAATTTACCAACTTATCAAAATTCACCGTTGCAATGGTGACTAATACATTATTATATTCCATCTATTACATATTTCTTACCAAGGTTAACCAAATAACAAATTATACTACAAATTATACAATTTTGTGGGGGGCATCCTGCCAGCCCTAAAACACTGATAAATAGGGTTGGTTGAAAAAGTAAAGAAAGGCAAGGGAAAAATCAATGAATGATTCTAGCTATTATTTAGATATAAGTTAATATGTCTACAAATATGTAAAAATATAGATTTTATTAATGATAAAAGCAAAAAGAGGAGAAGAAAATATGAGAAAATCATTTTTAGTATCTTGCATCAGATAATTTATAAAACTATGAAATTT
This genomic interval from Anabaena sphaerica FACHB-251 contains the following:
- a CDS encoding VOC family protein, which codes for MEYNNVLVTIATVNFDKLVNFYIQLLEQEPKNLIPNVYAEFQISSLSLGIFQPKKNNQSEFAVNTKSPLSLCLEVSNLENAITHLQSLGYPPPGNISTASHGREIYAYDPDGNRLILHQSH